One window of the Nicotiana tabacum cultivar K326 chromosome 4, ASM71507v2, whole genome shotgun sequence genome contains the following:
- the LOC107815365 gene encoding uncharacterized protein LOC107815365, whose protein sequence is MEELYNKIEPQMLLKKTIQKTKNFLHKTPRNLKSFLFGGHHKLPKAARHFNPFFSGSKRISKSSIPELDDFYRNYYQQRHQLDHNDILDRKNSGKNTKKSQGIAEVECSESQRKIAVRFGMKDIERESRKEEEKKGREILTRSTSKGSLRLLQKMEELEMMDREDVDHELDIEEVLHYYSLLNSPVYVDIVDRFFLDMYTEFSIPKPSGSLNNSMRTLGPLKL, encoded by the coding sequence ATGGAAGAGTTGTACAATAAGATAGAGCCACAAATGCTGCTTAAGAAAACCATCCAGAAGACCAAAAATTTCCTCCACAAAACTCCCCGTAATCTCAAGTCGTTTCTCTTTGGAGGTCACCACAAGCTACCTAAAGCTGCTCGTCACTTCAATCCTTTTTTCTCCGGTAGCAAACGAATCTCAAAGTCTAGCATTCCAGAGTTGGATGACTTTTACCGGAACTACTATCAACAAAGGCATCAGCTTGATCACAATGACATTCTAGATAGAAAGAATTCtggcaaaaatacaaagaaatctCAAGGGATTGCTGAAGTAGAATGTAGCGAAAGCCAGAGGAAAATTGCAGTGCGGTTTGGTATGAAAGACATAgaaagagaaagcagaaaggaAGAGGAGAAGAAAGGGCGAGAGATCTTGACCCGAAGCACAAGTAAAGGGAGTCTTAGGTTGCTGCAGAAGATGGAGGAATTAGAAATGATGGATAGGGAAGACGTGGATCATGAGCTAGATATAGAAGAAGTGCTCCACTACTACTCTTTGCTAAACAGCCCAGTTTACGTTGACATTGTTGACAGATTTTTCTTGGACATGTACACCGAGTTCTCAATTCCAAAACCATCAGGCAGTCTCAACAATTCAATGCGAACACTTGGTCCTCTCAAGCTCTAA
- the LOC107815366 gene encoding kinesin-13A-like (The RefSeq protein has 2 substitutions compared to this genomic sequence), with product MNAVGRQRSGTSTAHHQRQYSDNFLENSSNGRWLQSAGLQHLQTSNTSIPPPQDYGYYGGAQGSRMYRGAQRTYSGGSDLFAEPLTPPGNPRQSSQRRNGDEEISPNEFSPGLLDLHSLDTELLPEMPVAGLYDAPSMHHFGRAKSFDDSEQFLANNKQTGRVRGLPESNVSKSFAVDKEKASNVAKIKVVVRNEPLNKKELAKTEEDIVETRFNSLVVHETKLKVDLTQYVEKHEFVFDAVLNEEVSNDEVYHETVEPIVPIIFQRTKATCFAYGQTGSGKTYTMKPLPLRACRDLLRLIHHTYRNQGFQLFFSFFEIYGGKLFDLLNDRKKLCMREDGKQQVCIVGLQEYRVSDVEMIKELIDRGNATRSTGTTGANEESSRSHAILQLSVKRSADGSESKPPRVIGKLSFIDLAGSERGADTTDNDKQTRIEGAEINKSLLALKECIRALDNDQNHIPFRGSKLTEVLRDSFVGNSRTVMISCISPNAGSCEHTLNTLRYADRVKSLSKGNNSKKDVSSSTLNLKESTNLSFSAVVPSTSTFEDDTGDSWPEQTDKDEYDEDFYEQEKSMWKKNEKLDSYSISNSEDKMKRTNVQTKWKEPPRTEAKYSNSDDDLNALLKEEEDLVNAHRKQVEETMDIVKEEMNLLVEADLPGNQLDDYISRLNAILSQKAAGILQLQNQLAHFQKRLKEHNVLVSSGH from the exons ATGAATGCAGTAGGACGGCAAAGATCTGGAACGTCGACGGCGCATCACCAGCGGCAATACTCCGATAACTTCCTGGAGAACTCATCCAATGGCAGATGGCTTCAATCAGCTGGTCTTCAACATCTTCAAACTTCAAATACCTCTATTCCTCCTCCACAG GATTATGGATACTATGGTGGAGCTCAAGGCTCGAGAATGTATAGAGGTGCACAGAGGACTTACAGCGGAGGAAGCGATCTCTTTGCGGAGCCTTTGACGCCGCCGGGTAATCCTCGACAGTCAAGCCAGCGGAGGAACGGTGATGAAGAAATATCTCCCAATGAGTTCAGTCCTGGACTCTTAGATCTACACTCATTGGATACTGAACTTCTACCTGAG ATGCCTGTTGCTGGCTTGTATGATGCTCCTTCCATGCATCATTTTGGTCGAGCAAAAAGCTTTGATGACTCGGAGCAATTCCTTGCAAACAACAAGCAAACTGGTCGAGTTCGGGGCTTACCAGAGAGTAATGTTTCTAAGAGTTTTGCTGTTGATAAAGAAAAGGCCAGCAATGTTGCAAAGATCAAAGTGGTG GTGCGTAAGCGACCACTAAACAAAAAGGAATTGGCAAAGACTGAGGAAGACATCGTTGAAACACGTTTCAACTCTCTAGTAGTTCATGAAACTAAACTCAAG GTTGATTTGACTCAGTATGTTGAGAAGCATGAGTTTGTCTTTGATGCTGTGCTAAATGAGGAGGTTTCAAATGATGAG GTATACCATGAAACAGTAGAGCCCATTGTCCCGATAATTTTCCAACGCACAAAAGCTACTTGCTTTGCATATGGGCAAACAG GAAGTGGCAAAACGTATACCATGAAACCACTACCTCTGAGGGCATGTAGGGATCTTTTGAGGCTCATTCATCATACTTACCGGAACCAGGGCTTTCAATTGTTTTTCAGCTTTTTTGAGATATATGGAGGAAAGCTCTTTGATCTCCTTAATGATCGGAA GAAACTTTGCATGAGAGAGGATGGTAAACAGCAAGTTTGTATAGTTGGATTGCAAGAATACAGAGTCTCAGATGTGGAGATGATTAAGGAGCTCATTGACAGAGGAAATGCAACTAGAAGTACTGGCACCACTGGTGCCAATGAGGAATCTTCCAGATCACATGCTATTCTCCAGCTTTCTGTTAAGAGGTCAGCTGATGGCAGTGAATCGAAACCTCCTCGTGTTATTGGAAAGCTCTCCTTCATAGACCTTGCAGGAAGTGAACGTGGTGCAGACACTACTGATAATGATAAGCAAACCAG AATCGAAGGAGCAGAGATTAATAAAAGTTTGCTGGCACTGAAGGAATGCATTAGAGCGCTGGACAATGACCAAAACCACATTCCTTTTAGAGGCAGTAAATTAACTGAAGTGCTGAGGGACTCTTTTGTTGGAAATAGTCGTACTGTTATGATATCTTGCATTTCCCCTAATGCAGGATCTTGTGAGCATACTTTAAATACATTAAGATATGCCGACAG GGTGAAGAGTCTCTCAAAAGGGAACAACTCAAAGAAGGACGTCTCATCCTCAACATTGAATCTGAAGGAGTCAACAAATTTATCTTTTTCTGCAGTTGTACCTTCTACATCAACATTTGAAGATGATACAGGTGATTCATGGCCTGAACAAACTGATAAagatgaatatgatgaagatTTCTATGAACAAGAGAAGTCTATGTGGAAGAAGAATGAGAAGCTTGACAGTTACAGCATCTCCAATTCAGAAGATAAAATGAAGAGAACAAATGTTCAGACAAAGTGGAAGGAGCCACCTAGAACAGAGGCAAAGTATTCAAACTCGGACGATGATCTGAATGCTCTCTTAAAG GAAGAGGAAGATCTTGTGAATGCCCATCGGAAACAAGTGGAGGAAACAATGGACATTGTTAAAGAG GAGATGAATCTATTAGTTGAGGCAGATCTACCAGGGAACCAGCTGGATGATTATATTTCTCGATTAAATGCAATCCTTTCCCAAAAGGCTGCTGGCATCCTGCAGTTGCAGAACCAGTTAGCTCATTTTCAAAAACGTCTAAAGGAGCACAATGTTCTTGTATCTTCTGGCCACTAA
- the LOC107815364 gene encoding putative Peroxidase 48: MLKTAFFSKLSKKSRKFQFAMDFTRKLSFLVFLLCILISLQNQDDIDTNNKFSSHDDKYCSLSDDESHYIFDVDSFPPLPMFATTSHVERKLQQQTGARESLKYDYYHQTCPQAERIIRSSVRDLFKKRPQIAPALLRLAFHDCFVEGCDASVLLDPAEGFHSEKESPPNESLKGFDVIDIIKSELEEACPGVVSCADAVVLAARESVILTGGPFYPLKTGRRDSVASFGEIATFELPSPQDDLSKMIESFSSKGFDEREAVSLLGAHSTGVIHCKFFINRLYNFSGTNSSDPTMNSEFVSLLRSKCNTNQASLMSPASKSQSPSQLVSSSPSPSSIIDELASALVEEPAMKMDYEGPGANFGTLYFRSLLQGRGILYVDQQLTAGEETKTWVQAYASDVSLFHKDFGLVMMKLSNLGVLTAPMGQVRKDCRKVS, from the exons ATGCTCAAAACCGCCTTCTTCTCAAAGCTATCAAAAAAATCTCGCAAGTTTCAATTTGCCATGGATTTTACACGGAAATTGAGCTTTCTAGTGTTTCTGTTGTGTATTCTCATCTCTTTGCAGAACCAAGACGACATTGATACCAATAACAAGTTTTCTTCTCATGACGACAAATATTGCTCCTTATCTGATGATGAATCTCACTATATCTTCGATGTTGACTCATTTCCGCCTCTTCCTATGTTTGCTACTACTTCTCATGTGGAGAGGAAGCTCCAACAACAAACAGGGGCTCGGGAATCCCTGAAATACGATTACTATCATCAAACTTGTCCTCAAGCTGAGCGAATCATCCGATCAAGTGTTCGAGATCTTTTCAAAAAGCGACCACAGATTGCTCCTGCTTTGTTGAGACTTGCTTTCCACGACTGCTTTGTTGAG GGGTGTGATGCATCAGTTTTACTGGACCCTGCTGAAGGATTTCATAGCGAGAAAGAATCTCCTCCCAACGAATCATTGAAGGGCTTCGACGTAATAGATATCATTAAATCAGAGCTTGAAGAAGCTTGTCCAGGAGTTGTTTCTTGCGCTGATGCTGTTGTTTTGGCTGCTAGAGAAAGTGTTATTTTG ACTGGTGGCCCTTTCTACCCGCTGAAAACAGGAAGGAGAGACAGTGTGGCTTCCTTCGGAGAAATTGCAACTTTTGAGCTTCCTAGTCCTCAGGATGATCTTTCCAAGATGATTGAGTCATTCTCATCCAAAGGTTTCGACGAAAGGGAGGCAGTAAGCCTCTTAG GTGCTCACAGCACTGGAGTGATCCACTGCAAATTCTTCATCAACAGGCTCTACAACTTCAGCGGGACTAATAGCTCCGACCCTACTATGAACTCGGAGTTTGTCAGTCTCTTGAGGTCCAAATGCAACACAAATCAAGCCTCTTTGATGTCGCCTGCATCAAAATCACAATCGCCATCCCAACTAGTTTCATCATCGCCTTCACCATCATCTATTATCGATGAATTAGCATCTGCACTGGTTGAGGAGCCAGCAATGAAGATGGACTACGAAGGACCAGGAGCAAATTTTGGTACACTATATTTCCGCAGTCTTCTACAAGGCAGGGGAATACTCTATGTGGATCAGCAGCTGACTGCAGGGGAAGAAACTAAAACTTGGGTCCAAGCTTATGCTTCAGATGTGTCTTTGTTTCACAAAGATTTCGGTTTGGTAATGATGAAGCTTTCCAACTTGGGAGTCCTCACTGCACCAATGGGACAGGTGCGCAAAGATTGCCGGAAAGTTTCCTGA